From a region of the Bradysia coprophila strain Holo2 chromosome X unlocalized genomic scaffold, BU_Bcop_v1 contig_173, whole genome shotgun sequence genome:
- the LOC119068177 gene encoding uncharacterized protein LOC119068177, producing the protein MKTTVFDVLTLSCCFYGLLTVNRASGDNVIDQTISLPFDMTTNSLNRVKRQGGGGFIPFRPLFVYRQQQRERQERWKEIEAKKKLKEQYQQYEDSIKQSQLYSSHRPSTTGISYSGPATTQYTSYNKYPYTRYPSYSPSYYNQYQYEKDPYSNYYQKYYQNYYDGFDYSYF; encoded by the exons ATGAAG ACTACCGTCTTTGATGTACTTACCTTGAGTTGCTGTTTTTATGGACTACTTACCGTTAACAGAGCATCCGGCGACAATGTAATAGATCAAACCATCAGTTTACCATTTGATATGACAACTAATTCACTAAACAGAGTAAAGCGACAAGGAGGTGGAGGTTTCATACCATTTCGGCCACTGTTCGTTTACCGACAACAGCAACGGGAACGACAGGAAAGATGGAAAGAAATTGAAGCTAAAAAGAAGCTAAAGGAGCAGTATCAACAATACGAAGATTCAATCAAACAGAGTCAATTGTATTCGAGTCATCGTCCATCGACAACTGGCATTTCCTACAGTGGTCCGGCGACCACACAATATACTTCTTACAACAAGTATCCATACACACGGTACCCATCGTATTCTCCGTCGTACTATAATCAATATCAATATGAGAAGGATCCGTATTCaaattattatcaaaaatattatcaGAATTATTATGATGGCTTTGATTACTCGTATTTTTAG
- the LOC119068176 gene encoding 60S ribosomal protein L10 codes for MGRRPARCYRYCKNKPYPKSRFCRGVPDPKIRIFDLGKKKASVEDFPLCVHLVSDEYEQLSSEALEAGRICCNKYLVKHCGKDQFHIRMRVHPFHVIRINKMLSCAGADRLQTGMRGAFGKPQGTVARVHIGQPIMSVRSADRFKAQTIEALRRAKFKFPGRQKIFVSKKWGFTKFDRARYEELRDEGRLAPDGCNVKYRPEHGPIAVWEKTQTTLYGN; via the exons ATGGGTCGTCGTCCAGCTAGATG TTATCGCTACTGCAAAAACAAACCATACCCGAAATCGCGGTTCTGTCGTGGTGTACCCGATCCAAAGATCCGTATCTTCGATTTGGGCAAAAAGAAGGCCAGCGTAGAGGATTTCCCTCTATGCGTGCATTTGGTGTCCGATGAATACGAACAGCTCAGTTCGGAAGCCCTGGAGGCTGGACGTATTTGCTGTAACAAATATTTGGTCAAACATTGCGGCAAAGATCAATTCCACATCCGCATGAGAGTGCATCCATTCCACGTCATTCGCATCAATAAGATGTTGTCGTGCGCTGGAGCTGATAG GCTTCAGACTGGAATGAGAGGTGCTTTTGGTAAACCACAAGGTACAGTTGCTCGTGTACACATTGGTCAACCAATTATGTCTGTACGTTCGGCTGATCGTTTCAAGGCACAAACTATTGAAGCTCTTCGTCGTGCCAAGTTCAAGTTCCCCGGACGTCAAAAG ATCTTCGTGTCAAAGAAATGGGGCTTCACAAAGTTCGATCGTGCTCGTTACGAGGAATTGCGTGATGAGGGACGTTTGGCTCCAGACGGTTGCAACGTCAAATACCGACCAGAACATGGACCCATTGCCGTTTGGGAGAAGACACAAACCACTTTGTATGGTAACTAA
- the LOC119068175 gene encoding endoglucanase-like has translation MMKILLVALVLVAAVSAQRTGQSTRYWDCCKPSCSWSANVGSHISRPVATCAANGVTVLPLNVQSACIGGSAFACNNNAPWAVNDNLAYGFAAAVIAGQTQYDWCCSCYELTFTSGPVVGKRMIVQVTNTGHDLGYDHFDIQIPGGGVGYFNQGCMAQWNTGPDGWGARYGGVSSEAQCSQLPAVLQDGCRWRWQWFNGADNPFFSFTQVACPAEILQRSQCQ, from the exons ATGATGAAG ATTCTTTTGGTGGCATTAGTTTTGGTTGCGGCTGTTAGTGCCCAACGTACCGGACAATCTACTCGATACTGGGATTGTTGCaaa CCATCTTGTTCATGGTCGGCTAATGTAGGAAGTCATATCAGCAGACCAGTAGCAACATGTGCTGCAAATGGAGTTACTGTACTTCCCTTGAACGTACAAAGCGCTTGCATCGGCGGAA GTGCATTCGCCTGCAACAATAACGCTCCTTGGGCTGTAAATGATAATTTGGCTTACGGTTTCGCTGCTGCTGTTATTGCTGGACAGACACAATACGACTGGTGTTGCAGCTGCTACGAATTGACTTTCACAAGTGGCCCAGTTGTCGGCAAAAGAATGATTGTTCAAGTAACAAACACCGGTCACGATCTTGGCTACGATCATTTCGATATTCAAATCCCCGGAGGTGGCGTTGGATATTTCAATCAAGGATGCATGGCTCAATGGAACACTGGACCTGATGGATGGGGAG CACGATATGGTGGTGTAAGTTCTGAAGCCCAATGCTCTCAACTTCCAGCAGTGCTACAAGATgg ATGTAGATGGAGATGGCAATGGTTTAACGGTGCAGACAATCCATTCTTCAGTTTTACTCAAGTTGCGTGTCCGGCCGAAATTCTTCAAAGAAGTCAATgtcaataa
- the LOC119068174 gene encoding CAAX prenyl protease 2, translating to MDSNVLLHKISPILSVSSCIILSIIYVSSLYVWSTEHNRDHPTTIKKRFLSVFIVMLISPAFIYLFTSNEILEGRSIWAVMGFRTEGLWMALFTPLILTAILFLGPLMTQALNGIWDIYADPNYWAMCLQNLLWIRNHVVAPLSEEFTFRACMMPLLLQSFKPLSAVAITPMFFGIGHLHHIIERLRAGLPLKTILIVSGIQFCYTSIFGMYAAYLFARTGHFMAPVVAHAFCNHMGFPDVNEVLNQPTRTKHILLATYVIGFVAWIYLLPVVTDPTWYANDLYWTKESS from the exons atggattcgaATGTCCTACTCCACAAAATATCTCCGATTTTATCCGTAAGCTCCTGCATTATTCTTTCGATAATTTATGTATCGAGTCTGTACGTATGGAGCACCGAACACAACag GGACCATCCGACAACGATTAAAAAACGCTTCCTCAGCGTTTTTATTGTCATGCTAATTTCTCCTGCATTCATCTACTTATTCACATCGAACGAGATATTAGAAGGTCGGTCAATATGGGCGGTAATGGGTTTTCGAACCGAAGGCTTGTGGATGGCTCTGTTCACACCGCTCATTCTAACTGCAATCTTATTCTTGGGACCATTGATGACACAGGCGCTAAATGGAATCTGGGACATCTATGCAG ATCCCAATTACTGGGCAATGTGTCTACAAAACCTGCTGTGGATTCGAAACCATGTAGTCGCCCCACTATCCGAAGAATTCACATTTCGAGCTTGTATGATGCCATTGCTACTGCAGTCGTTTAAGCCATTGTCAGCTGTAGCCATAACTCCGATGTTTTTTGGCATCGGTCATTTACATCACATAATCGAAAGGCTCAGAGCTGGATTGCCTTTAAAGACGATTCTGATTGTGTCCG GCATACAATTCTGTTACACTTCAATATTCGGTATGTATGCTGCGTACCTATTCGCCCGAACTGGCCACTTCATGGCGCCAGTTGTTGCACACGCATTTTGCAATCATATGGGTTTTCCGGATGTGAATGAAGTTTTGAATCAGCCAACACGGACAAAACACATTCTGTTGGCAACGTATGTCATTGGATTCGTTGCATGGATCTACTTACTGCCGGTCGTCACCGATCCGACCTGGTATGCCAACGATTTGTATTGGACGAAGGAAAGTAGTTGA